The Xylocopa sonorina isolate GNS202 chromosome 5, iyXylSono1_principal, whole genome shotgun sequence genome segment GCTGGTAACCGTACTCGTACTTTTAGTACACCATCGCCAGTTGCTTGTTGTGGCTCAGGAGGTAAACTCGATTCTACTGCTTGCCTATGAGCTTCTTTCCTCGCTTCTTCAGCTAATCTTTCATTTTCAGCCTGTTCTTTTCGTTGTTTTTCTAGTTCTTCTTGCATCTGTTTCGCTTCTTCTTTTGCTCTACAATGAttgtaatatattattttactAAATTATTATATACTTTAAAATCATGTCTTCCTAATGTACCTATCTGCAGCTAAACTTTCTTGATATGCTCGATCTTGTTCTTGTTTTACTCTCTCTCTAGCTTGTCTCTCCTCTTCAACACCAATATCAGTACGTCTTTGTTCCTGTTTTTcaaaaatagaaatttaataaaaaatatcgTATGAACGTCTTGCATTAATATATGTATAAGCAATGAATTAAAGTCTCGTTTACCTGAAAAACTTCGACAACATGAATTAAGTTAGTTAATAGTTCATTTACTCCCACATTAGCATGTATTACTGTAAACATTTCTGTATTGGATCTAGTTCTCATTATAATTACAAGAGCAGGTAAAGTATTGACATCTATATTTTCCATAGCTAATGTTGCAAATGATCCTAATGTTTGATTTACAGATGAAAGAAATCTATAAAtcaaagatattttataatcaaGAGATCTTGCATCATAAAAAATATCCCCTATATTTTATGTAACtatgtatataaaataaataattgtacCTTTGCTTATTGGATTCAAACGTAATATCCCAACCCCATACAATGAAATTTGCAGATAGAACTTGAAGTACTGCTTCACAACTTAACAATTGTGTGCAAAATACATTGGCTAACACACTATTATCATGATGTAAATATACAGCTAACAGTTTTCTCtgtaatgttataaagttatgGTATTTCATACAAAATACTGTTTAAAGTACAAGGTGATGAATTACAAACCTCCTTTGCTGGCTTTAAACATGATTCTTTAACCGCATCTTTAAATGTACCAGTAAAAAATTCTGGATGTGCTGGCCCATACCGTTTTTCAAATTCTTCCGAAAAGTGCATAGTACCTATTGTTTCATCTGTTACATTTTCTGGCACTATGAAAAATGTTACATTTTAGTACTTAACACAAAAAAAATACTGCAACATATTACCCAtaatgaaaaattaaatttcaagACTCCACTCACTAAGACGCAGAGTTTTTGTAGACCTGACATTATCTACAAAAATATCATCTTCTATATCATATTCATCTACAGAACTGTCACTCTCAACAAGGTCTATAACATCCTAAAAATAAAGTACCATTATTTTAGTGTCACATATATATGCAGTATAATTATTAatacctttttctcttctttcatAGGAAGTTCATTAACAGACAAATCATGTTCTGGATAAGAAATACCGCTTTGGGCTAACATAACACTATCACTTTTTACAGAACTTGGCCAGCCCTTCCATTGCTGATTTCGAACTGGTACAGTTGTTAATGCGTAAATGCCAGATTTTACATCCAAGATTGTATTTGTTCCAGGAAATTTCAGATTATATGTTTCTTTGTTTATTTCATCTTTAATGTTTAATGTATATGTTTGAGTCATGCGATTTGACAAACTCAcgctaataaaaaaaataaatatatacatatatataattatgtgcataatatataatatgcattaaatttttaaatatttacttACATATCAGTCGTTAAATCAACATTTTCTGCTAAAGGAGACATGTACAATGTATTTTCTTTAGGTAAATCTAATGACTGTAATGATCTATAATCTGATTTTGGTTCTTTTTTCCACCCATATAAACGTTGTTGACAAGGTGGGACTTTTGTTTGTTCCCATATAAGCTGTTTAAGATCCTCTGTAAaaagaatatatgtatatgtatacaatataactttcattttaagtgtaataAACAAAATGATGCAGAAAATAAAGATGATAATTGCTTACTCAGCGATGAAAATTCAgacaaatttattttatattcattATTAAGGTGATTaatgtggaatgtaagtgttctTTCTTTTACACAACTTTTAGGTTTACTCGTTCCAGGTTTTGAATTTTCTGTTATTTCCATTTTGGAACTACTCTTGGAATCACAATTGGTTTGAGACGGTAATGAATACAGTTGAGGCATTCTTTCAATTTcctctatcatttcaatatctgGGCTTATTTCGGAAGGCAGTTGTTGTGTACCAGGAAGCATAGCTTGATTTACTGCTGtctggtatgatgtaatacaaAGTATTTTAAATTTAACTCTTACATTTTTAAAcgtattaaataaataaatttaaatgcaagAAATTTACCGATAAATCCCAATTTGATTCTTCTAAATATTTAAGAGCGTCACCAACATCATCGATTCCCGTACATGCCTAAAAGAGTATTTTATATTTACTTATGCTGATTAAAATTAACCAATGTTACTATAAAATTAACTTTCAAATATATTTTCTCTTAATTAATGGTAAAATTAATTTgaattcatttctgtgttctcaTTCTGTTTTCATGATTGATAAATACAACAATACAGGACAAAGAAGCTAACATACATACATAAAACAGTTTAATAATATGTACAAATAGGCACCATAAAATGCTAGATAAATGATCTTATATACTTTTAAGCATCATTTAAATTTGAAGAAATTATAGACCATGGGAAATATCATTTTATATTCATAAGTTTCTGCTACTGTCAATGTCATTAATGAATACATCATAACCTAAAGTTTTATTTTGTATTTGAAATTAACGAATCATCAAACATGAAATAAATCACCTGAAAGTTAGCTAAAATCTCATCCCGAATTCCAGCCATTATGTTGTCGTTTACTGTCAAACTTGTGAAAATATGCAGACCACGAAACCTATTTCTTTACTACTTAATCGTTATAAGCAACATGCACGACGAACGTAAGCCATTGACGTCTTAAACCTCACGCTAACTTGAAACGAACATTGAACCATTTATATAGTGTTTATATATTTTCCCTTGCAGCATCAAACAATTGTTTTATATCAGACAATATCAAGAGAGATATTTTTTCACTGCTCAAATAAAGTTTTTCAATATACATGAGAAATTATGATTGGTAGAAACTAGAAATCGTTACAAGTGTTCTCCAATCATATTTGAACAACAAGAAACAAATATGAAATACTTTTTTCATATTTATGATAACTTAAACACTTCACTGTTTCTATCTACATTTAATTATTggaataaattaataataacatAAAAGCTTTCTTCTTGTTACAAGCATTCATTTAAGGGATAACAGTGAGAATAAATTTTAATAGATCAGTGCGTATATTCTAGAGAAGGTTcaaaattgtattttatattttcgtaAATCACGAAGAGGTAAATAAAGCAGTCAAAATCGTTGACTAGTACCGCATAGtttgtataataataattgaacaattaaaaatattactaaAAAAAAATGTCACTTAGTTGAAAAAGACCAGAACTATTCAATTTGACCGTATAACGTCACGTGCGTGCGCGCATATGTACATAAATGAGATACAGGCTTTAAT includes the following:
- the Casp gene encoding fas associated factor casp isoform X2, with the protein product MAGIRDEILANFQACTGIDDVGDALKYLEESNWDLSTAVNQAMLPGTQQLPSEISPDIEMIEEIERMPQLYSLPSQTNCDSKSSSKMEITENSKPGTSKPKSCVKERTLTFHINHLNNEYKINLSEFSSLKDLKQLIWEQTKVPPCQQRLYGWKKEPKSDYRSLQSLDLPKENTLYMSPLAENVDLTTDIVSLSNRMTQTYTLNIKDEINKETYNLKFPGTNTILDVKSGIYALTTVPVRNQQWKGWPSSVKSDSVMLAQSGISYPEHDLSVNELPMKEEKKDVIDLVESDSSVDEYDIEDDIFVDNVRSTKTLRLMPENVTDETIGTMHFSEEFEKRYGPAHPEFFTGTFKDAVKESCLKPAKERKLLAVYLHHDNSVLANVFCTQLLSCEAVLQVLSANFIVWGWDITFESNKQRFLSSVNQTLGSFATLAMENIDVNTLPALVIIMRTRSNTEMFTVIHANVGVNELLTNLIHVVEVFQEQRRTDIGVEEERQARERVKQEQDRAYQESLAADRAKEEAKQMQEELEKQRKEQAENERLAEEARKEAHRQAVESSLPPEPQQATGDGVLKVRVRLPAGKFLERKFQSDTPLQTLLNFLIVEGYPTEEYKVLCSWPRRDVSR
- the Casp gene encoding fas associated factor casp isoform X1; the encoded protein is MAGIRDEILANFQACTGIDDVGDALKYLEESNWDLSTAVNQAMLPGTQQLPSEISPDIEMIEEIERMPQLYSLPSQTNCDSKSSSKMEITENSKPGTSKPKSCVKERTLTFHINHLNNEYKINLSEFSSLKDLKQLIWEQTKVPPCQQRLYGWKKEPKSDYRSLQSLDLPKENTLYMSPLAENVDLTTDIVSLSNRMTQTYTLNIKDEINKETYNLKFPGTNTILDVKSGIYALTTVPVRNQQWKGWPSSVKSDSVMLAQSGISYPEHDLSVNELPMKEEKKDVIDLVESDSSVDEYDIEDDIFVDNVRSTKTLRLMPENVTDETIGTMHFSEEFEKRYGPAHPEFFTGTFKDAVKESCLKPAKERKLLAVYLHHDNSVLANVFCTQLLSCEAVLQVLSANFIVWGWDITFESNKQRFLSSVNQTLGSFATLAMENIDVNTLPALVIIMRTRSNTEMFTVIHANVGVNELLTNLIHVVEVFQEQRRTDIGVEEERQARERVKQEQDRAYQESLAADRAKEEAKQMQEELEKQRKEQAENERLAEEARKEAHRQAVESSLPPEPQQATGDGVLKVRVRLPAGKFLERKFQSDTPLQTLLNFLIVEGYPTEEYKVLCSWPRRDLTSMDSKLTLMDLKFCSQETVILEER